In Setaria viridis chromosome 5, Setaria_viridis_v4.0, whole genome shotgun sequence, the genomic stretch GaaattagggcctgtttggcacgACTCCACTCCATAACTCCAgcaaaaaatccagccaaacacgtcaactccaaaactctatgaagctgccaactccatggagctgtagtgcaaatggggctggagttttggagcaccccttttgctgctccaaaatgtcctcttttgaacctcctcgtggagttggtggataattacccaccactgccactgattacacaaaaataacATTTCATTCTTTCTGTTTGCCTCGTGCCTCTGTTTCTTTTCATTCTCGCGTGACTAGTCGCTCGCCCGCGCCTGTACCTGCGCCGGCAGCTAGGGACcctagcctcgccgccgccgtagcccctGCTAGCGGCCGAAGACCCGCCGTCCACCCCCACCGCAGGCCGGTCGAGCCCCGACGCCAGGCGCCCTAGGCCCGACGCCggtccgcccgcccgcctagCTCTGCCTACGCCTGCACGAggcccgccgccgaagccctgATGCCAGCCGcatcgccccgccgccgaaggccgccgccagccgcatcgccccgccgccgaaggccgccgccagccgcaGTGCCCCACCGCCGGAGGAGATCCCCCGCCACCCGTCCGCTAGGTGCGACCGTGGCAACGGTGACCAGTGGGCAACGGCAGAGAAACagagggaaaaagaaaggaggaagaaaggagggggagaggatgacaagtggggtctgTATtgagggcaacaatggcaatcaaCACTAAAATCGATTTTTTTgagctgagagtacccatctagccaaacacccaattttatttctggagttctagagtggaTCTGACTCTACCTGAAGTTCTGGAGTAGAGCAGCTCCACCTAGAGCTGAAGCCATACCGAACAGGACCTTAGTTGCgtaagagcaacttcaacagCCTCGCCATCCTCTCCCGCGAAGTTAGATTTGGCGATTCGAGGCTACAAAACAGGTCCAACAGACTCTCTTTCTCGTTTTACGTTTTTCCTCCAGCGCTATCCCGGCATTCTTGCTCGGTAGAATTCGCGAGTCATCGTCGCTCGCCATCCGTGCGGCCACGCATGCATTTCCCGCACGCTTCTTCCCTCCCGCTATCGCAAGCCCACGCCCGCACCAggatgaagattttttttttccttgtgtttTCCCACCACCGTCTTGGCAACTCAGCTGCTAGGCACCACATGAACACCGCAGCAGACCAGGTTGCTCGTGCAATTAATAAAAATAAGCTGGACACGCGCTCGTCCCAGTTGGACGGCGTCAGCCCCGTCGGCACACACGCGTGAGCTGCACGGAGGCGGACGGGAGCCGCGTGGCCGAGCGGCACGGAGGTGGCCGCCGGGCGAGATGCATCGAGCGCAGCGGGCTCCACCGCGGCTAACATTCGTGGCAAGGGCGGACGTGGTGCCCTTGCCTCGAGGATCCTCGGAAGCGGTTGTGGACGAGCAGATTGAATGGAGTTGGTTGGGTTGAGGCCGGGGACGAGCGGAGAGCGGACCAGGGAATAATTACCAAGGGCATGTCGCCTGCTGCTTGCAAGCCCCTCAAGGCAACGGGATCCTCATCAATGTTATTGAATTTAGACAAGACAACTCGATGAGAGGGCATTAAGTTAACCTCAACGGGTAAGTTCGCAGCTACGGGGCCTCCCACACGTCCCTATCAGCTTAGTGACGTCATCACGCTCCCATGGGATATGGATAAGACTCGAACGAAGCATCGGTTCCCAGCAGTAGTGTGGTGACGTCAGAGGCCAGACGGTTAGCGCTGCGAGGGGCAAAGGTAAAGATCTATCGACTAAGCATGTATTAAAGCGGGAGCGGCGCATACGGGATCTAGCCAaccgatacgatcagataatTGGTGAACACAGTTACAGAGACTAGGAAGCCGATGAAAACAGCCTAATCAGATCTAAAGCGTTCGATAACGGGTTAGCGCTTGAAAACAGCCCTGACTGGATCTAAGCAAATTCGATAACTTGAGCACCCTCGAAGACAAGCAAAGTATCGACCGGAGCCTAGGGACATTTagttgcaatctaagataactcgataactagccacacgacCCAATATTGGAATATGAGACTTAACTCAGAAAGTTCCCATAGGGATCGTAATGatcgggtgacggtacttacaagctcgcagagatcgaagccgatgcagtcGTTCGCGtaggaaggaactcgtcgaaactACTCTGCTCGTACTTCTAAGCGTTTTGGCGACGGGGTGCCGAAAGGGTTATGTTGATTGATTGTTGATTGTTCTTATAAGAGCTCacgggtttatatttataccctgaagTAAGCTAAAATCCTAATCGAGTACGATACAAACTGTTATAGAAAACTACTCAAGACTACCTAAGATACAATCCcccacgctttcccttatttggtggagtcgattttaCTTCAAACTGGACCTGCCTGATCTTCTATTGCCTTCGGGAATCCTGGTCAACGGCGGTTGGTCTTGTCAATGCAGCACCCTTAGCGAGtccctttatttcttttctATCGTCTGTCAGAACCTTATCCATAACGGTTGACTCTGACcaaaaaccggtgtcaacacataGATTATGGATTCAGCCCATCCCTAAAATCTAGGATGGAACCATTCTATCCTACCTCGctctccaaccaaacgcaccctaagttGCCGATAGCATTTGGCGTCCCTCCGGACCAGCACCACCCCGCCACGCTTGTCGCCTCCGGCAGCAGCACCGTCATGCCCTACGGGCCTGCGCCATCGCCGCTGCTGCTGACAGTGCATCTCCCAACGGCACCTCTTGACTGCGAAATAGCCGATTCAGaatatagggggtgtttggatacgaggtgttaaactttaacagtgtcacatcgaatgttcggatgctaattaggagaactaaacatgagctaattataaaactaattgcagaaccctgtgctaatttgcgagacgaatctattaaacctaattaatccatcattagcaaatggttactgtagcaccacattgtcaaatcatggactaattaggcttaatagattcgtctcgcgaattagactccatctgcgccattagttttgtaattagcctatgtttaatacttctaattagcattcaaacatccgatgtgacgggtgttaaactttaacaccttgttgccaaacaggcccatagACGATCCATTTTAGATAATCAACAATTTTGAGTAGCTAAAGTGTTTTAGAGAGCTGGTTTCTTTGTTTTTCGATAGCCAAATTTATAAGTatcttggagatgctctaaaaAGCCACTTTCTCATACTCAGGCATGACTTTATAAATGGTGTGAAAAAGCGGCTGAGAATGCACGGTGACATGACAAGCAGCTGGTAGCGAAAATACGCCTCCCAGACGTTCCTAAAAAAGGGGAAACGAAATTGTCTCTGATAATAATAGAATAATAAAAAGATGGCGCCGTACAAGTTTTTGTCAAAGAAACAACACGCTTCCCGCTGGCAAGTTGCAGCAGCCCACCATCCACCAGACAGCAGTGCATCGGCATCGCAGTCGCAGAGGTCGCCGTCACGGGTGACATCTCGCTGCGCGGACTCGCAGGGGCAAGCAGCCAAGCACGATCGCTCGAGCCTTTGACACATCACGTTGGTTCCATCTCGGCGCAGAAAGGGATGGCATCTCGCCGAAGCAATCCGGAGAGTGATGGGTACAGGATGCAAATCCGGATGTGGCACGTCTTTGACAGCGTTCGGTACGGCAAAGATATGGAATCAGGCGGTGCATGGCACCATATGTCCTCCATAAATATCATACAGTATCATACAGCATGCAGCTAGAGCTGGTTGGTGTCAAGTGTCTGCACTCAACAGCCAGCCGGCAAACTCAGAGCAACATGGAAAGCAAAGAAGCTGTACATACCGTGCTGGTAATAAATTGATAATGACTCGATATATAGCAATATAAGGTGCATCATCTTTGAGCAAGTGCGGAACAAAGTGCATCCGGTTTTGTTTCAGATAATTTTACATCTTAGAATTGTATGTTCTGACGGCTAACTTTTGGCTAGGGAAGCACACGGAATTTGTGAGAGGAACCACAGCGGCATATACGGAGAATACAAGAATTTTTCTGGACCATGCTAAACTGCAGGTACATCTTGGTGTGGAAGACCATACCTCATAAGCTGAATATACGGAGAATACAAGAATTTTTCTAGACCATGCTGAATAAGAAGATTCAGCAAATAACTTGCTCAACTGCAGACGGCACAGGAGGTGTGGAAGGCCATACCTCATAGTTCTGAATAATTCAAGGACCTTTCTAAATCGACTGGCATTAATTAAGAGTAGAAGCCTGCAAGGTTCCATCAGAGAAATAGAATTACAAACAAGGAAACAGCTAATCATCATCGCCAACAATCCTTCTCTTTATATCGTCGATAACTTCAGCCAATTCTTTCCGATTTTCCTGCCAGAAAAAAGTCAGAACCAAAACCTGGATATTCTAAATGTACAAAATCAGTATTTCTCTGTGTTACAGATCATTGCACCAGGGCATATTCAACATAAATTATTTGCATTTTAAAGGCTATGTGAATTTTCTTCAGATTAAACAAAATGCAAAGGACACTGCATCTAACTTTGGCAAAGCACACTAGCCAGCTGTTGGAGTATCTGCTAGGCATGTCAGGCATGGACAGAGGACAACTTGATCTGTGCAAGCTCTTTAATTTCAAGCTGTGCATCTTCCACGGTTCTGCCAACAGCCTTTTAGGTGTCCAAAGCAAAGGGACAACTTGAACTTGAGAAACTCGTGTTGAATAGTGGCAAAGAAGTCTCACAGCCAACCTACATGGTTTTAACTTTTAAGATTACCTGAAAAAGCAGGTATCGGTACACGAACCATCCAGAGTAGCTGAGCCCCACTAGCTCCAGTAAGCCTGGGAGCTACATATCATGGCAGgggaacaaaaaataataataaaataagtAAATGACAATATGAATAGCATCATGgtcggcctggtttggttcgcgtgacttatttttagcacccgtcacatcaaatatttagatactaattaggagtattaaacgtagattatttacaaaacccattacataagtggaggctaaacggcgagacgaatctattaagcctaattagttcgtgatttgacaatgtgttgctatagtaaacatttgctaatgatggattaattaggcttaatagattcgtctcgccgtttagcctccacttatgtaatgggttttgtaaatagtctacgtttaatactcctaattagtatctaaacttcgatgtgacacgtgctaaaaaataagcaaaggtaaCTAAACGAGAACAAACAAACACAAGTAAGTGGAAATAGCAAGATAAgctacactagtagagaattggctttccatacgcccccttttgtcccggtttaaagttggcccgggacaaaaggttcaccaaccgggactaaaactcgctcactggtggggggctcaccaaccggaaccttttatcccggttgcaaaggctaatgggaaaaaaagactctgagaggccttttatcccggtttgaaacaccaaccgggataaaagaccccccttttattccggttggtaacaccaaccgagataaaagggtcaagagccttttatcccggtttgtaataccaaccgggataaaagggggtcatttatcccggttggtgtttcaaaccgggataaaagggcccccaacgaggtgactggaaggtgactggaaggggattaaatcgtggggacccttttatcccggttggaaaccccaaccgggataaaggggtcttttatcccggttggtgtttccaaccgggataaaagggtcccccacgagttaatacaaaaggatagtatcccctacatagtcagatgtggtgtgtaggtgggatggcaaggaagctacgcgcgaggctggaggttgtgggttcgaatcccacgaaccgcgcacgcgcatatttcgcgtgaaaaatcgcgtgacttgtgattcgtctcgccgtttagcctccacttatgtaatgggttttgtaaatagtctacgtttaatactcctaattagtatctaaacttcgatgtgacacgtgctaaaaaataagcaaagtaacTAAACGAGAACAAACAAACACAAGTAAGTGGAAATAGCAAGATAAGCTATAGCTATATACCAATGGGACAGAGTCGAGAGATTTGACTACAACCAAGGATATCCAAACAGTGAGGATTGTTCCAGCACCATAGAAGGCAAGAGAGGACTTGTTCTCCATTGCATCCCACTGTAGTAGGCAGCATGGTAAGTTTTTGTACTAAGAGTCTAAGACTATTAG encodes the following:
- the LOC117854974 gene encoding protein CURVATURE THYLAKOID 1A, chloroplastic yields the protein MVAAAAVVRPVSLRHLGTLLRAHVPCGLTTSHVAAPFPHRIDSMKISQLQLTATRFSKENNSDEDDELLSELRDKWDAMENKSSLAFYGAGTILTVWISLVVVKSLDSVPLLPGLLELVGLSYSGWFVYRYLLFQENRKELAEVIDDIKRRIVGDDD